The following proteins are encoded in a genomic region of Maniola jurtina chromosome 17, ilManJurt1.1, whole genome shotgun sequence:
- the LOC123874011 gene encoding uncharacterized protein K02A2.6-like, translating to MPIGKLEPFDLNSKQWPAYIRRVKQYILLNEVKDELQVPLLITIVGEATYILMCDLCSPAHPESKSFDELVKLVSEHLEPKRSEIAERHVFRLRRQRPGESLTEYLHNLKHLATTCNFGTMLEENLRDQFVSGLANELMRSRIFAEKDIKYKEAVELALALEAAEKHAEVSGSTMTSTSTSSAGGEAGEGLHHASGRRGTARAPSSAAGGRGERGGRGASGPAESSAAGGRGERGGRGASGPAESGAAVRCWRCGKPHRANKCKYVQFNCDKCLRRGHLKIMCDEVRNYESNVRNNCVLDGSVSEEDDFFNLELAAKGNGPYFLKVQIDEHLLECEIDTGSRISAISDQLFYKLFSHKKLISDSLILRCYSGTQIESLGYVHVDVTVGEVRVPNLTLYVIQNGSRPLLGRDWLRALDVRQITLKEIADDRFVDRLTAEFPEVFTDTLGTCKKTIQLQLTDQEPVYVKARPVPLALRGRVQAELERLEREGYMYRVDHSEYGTPIVPVVKACGEIRICGDYKVTINPKLKRDFYPLPRIEELFASLSGGEEFSKIDLKHSYQQVMLSEDSQAYTAITTHIGTFVYRRTPFGLSCIPEKFQKLMEETLRGIPGTVVFLDDICVTGSNRQTHLANLRAVLERLRSMGFTVKLSKCSFLKPSVKYLGFIIDKSGLHPDPNKIEAIHDAPRPENVTQLKSFLGLLNYYGKFIPNLSTLLFPLHALLKKDVTWKWNARCEAAFSGAKSALLGDKVLAHYEEGRPLVLSVDSSAYGLGAVLAHRYPDGSERPVSCVSRTLNDTEKNYSQLDKEALAIFFGITKHHQYIFGRQFILRTDHQPLSFIFGKKCGIPQTAASRLQRWAARLSAYDFTVEFVRSSDNGPADALSRLPLPCRRATPSECVSYVQLIEENLPISFKDVSKETKKDPLLSKIVGFVMFGWPSSVAGGEEEKAYFARRNEIVLELGCLIYKYRIIVPPSLREGVLKEIHEGHLGINKMKNVSRSYVYWPSLDRDIEDLCRECEACRIVRDSPPRATLHPWEYPLCPWQRVHADFAECAGKKYLIVLDAHSKWVEVISMTRTDAESTILAFQTLFARFGQPAQLVTDNGPPFSALDFKNFCANNGIKSVTTAPYRPQGNGAAENMVKTVKKVIKRALFVKENVSAALNKFLFQYRNCEHATTGVSPAVLMLGRRLRGRLDALRPDVSLVVRSAQERQINQKGGMQRQVGIGDTVMARDYSSKGNKWTEGVVVSQTGPVSYKVDMGNGVEWRRHRDQVIKVNKKNRYSLARTSTLGQEAEQKGEKDDERVAVDSDADVTFEDAVGSPGGEGETQAPEDVHSPTPPPPGASARALRAYHRKKKV from the coding sequence atGCCTATAGGTAAATTAGAACCATTTGACTTAAATTCCAAGCAGTGGCCCGCGTATATAAGGCGAGTTAAGCAGTATATTCTTTTAAACGAAGTGAAAGATGAATTACAAGTGCCATTGTTAATTACTATCGTGGGTGAAGCGACGTACATTTTGATGTGCGATTTATGTTCGCCGGCGCATCCTGAATCGAAAAGTTTCGACGAATTAGTGAAATTGGTTTCGGAACACTTAGAGCCAAAACGTTCCGAAATAGCCGAGCGCCATGTTTTTCGCTTACGTCGTCAACGTCCAGGCGAGTCCCTCACGGAATACCTACACAACTTAAAACATCTGGCAACAACTTGCAATTTTGGAACGATGTTAGAGGAAAATTTAAGAGATCAGTTCGTATCAGGGTTGGCAAACGAACTGATGCGGTCTAGAATATTCGCCGAAAAAGACATCAAATACAAGGAGGCTGTGGAGCTAGCTCTTGCGTTGGAGGCTGCAGAAAAGCATGCGGAGGTGAGCGGGTCTACGATGACTTCGACATCGACCTCGAGTGCAGGCGGCGAGGCAGGCGAGGGCCTGCATCATGCGAGCGGGCGGCGCGGCACGGCGCGCGCGCCGTCGAGCGCGGCTGGCGGGCGCGGcgagcgcggcgggcgcggcgcgtcGGGACCGGCGGAGTCGAGCGCTGCTGGCGGGCGCGGCGAgcgcggcggccgcggcgcgTCGGGACCGGCGGAGTCGGGTGCGGCTGTGCGGTGCTGGCGGTGCGGAAAGCCGCATCGGGCAAACAAGTGCAAATATGTGCAATTTAATTGTGATAAGTGCCTCCGCCGCGGGCACCTAAAAATAATGTGTGATGAAGTGCGTAATTACGAGTCTAATGTGCGTAATAATTGTGTGCTGGATGGAAGTGTCTCGGAGGAAGACGACTTCTTTAACCTCGAACTGGCAGCCAAAGGTAACGGACCATATTTTCTTAAAGTGCAAATAGACGAGCATCTCTTGGAATGTGAAATTGATACGGGTAGTCGTATTTCGGCGATTAGTGATCaacttttttataaacttttttctCATAAAAAACTAATCTCCGATAGTTTAATATTACGTTGTTATTCGGGTACACAGATCGAGTCGTTGGGGTATGTGCATGTAGATGTCACGGTTGGGGAAGTGCGTGTACCTAACTTGACATTATATGtaatacaaaacggttctcgaCCTTTGCTGGGCCGAGATTGGCTTCGAGCTTTAGACGTTAGACAAATCACATTAAAAGAGATAGCCGACGATCGATTTGTGGACCGGTTAACCGCCGAATTTCCAGAAGTATTTACGGATACGTTAGGCACTTGTAAGAAGACCATTCAATTACAGCTCACGGACCAGGAACCCGTGTATGTGAAAGCCCGACCGGTGCCGCTCGCGCTGCGCGGCCGGGTGCAGGCCGAGCTCGAGCGACTCGAGCGCGAGGGGTACATGTACCGCGTGGACCACTCGGAGTACGGCACGCCGATCGTACCGGTTGTAAAAGCGTGCGGTGAAATACGAATATGCGGAGACTATAAAGTCACAATTAACCCGAAATTAAAACGTGATTTTTATCCTTTGCCTCGAATTGAGGAACTATTTGCTTCATTGAGTGGGGGGGAAGAGTTTTCGAAAATAGACTTAAAGCATTCATATCAACAGGTTATGTTATCCGAGGACTCGCAAGCCTATACTGCTATTACCACGCATATAGGTACTTTCGTATACCGCCGCACGCCATTCGGGTTATCATGCATTCCtgaaaaattccaaaaattaatggAGGAAACATTACGAGGGATTCCTGGAACGGTAGTATTTTTAGACGACATTTGTGTGACGGGctcaaacagacaaacacacctAGCCAATTTACGAGCGGTACTTGAACGGTTGCGGTCGATGGGTTTTACTGTTAAGTTAAGTAAATGTAGTTTTCTGAAACCTAGTGTGAAGTATTTAGGCTTCATTATCGATAAATCAGGGTTGCACCCTGATCCGAATAAAATAGAAGCGATACACGACGCACCACGCCCCGAAAACGTGAcacaattaaaaagttttcttggattattgaaCTACTATGGGAAATTTATACCGAACCTCAGTACATTATTATTTCCGTTACACGCGTTACTGAAAAAGGATGTAACTTGGAAATGGAATGCACGTTGCGAGGCCGCGTTTTCGGGGGCCAAGAGCGCACTGTTGGGTGATAAGGTGTTAGCTCACTATGAAGAGGGTCGGCCGTTGGTACTGTCCGTGGACAGCAGCGCGTATGGCTTGGGCGCTGTGCTCGCGCACCGTTATCCGGACGGCAGTGAACGCCCTGTTAGCTGTGTTTCGCGAACATTAAATGATaccgaaaaaaattatagccaactTGATAAAGAGGCACTAGCTATTTTCTTTGGCATTACAAAACATCACCAGTATATATTCGGTAGACAGTTTATATTGCGCACAGACCACCAGCCCTTAAGCTTCATTTTCGGAAAGAAATGTGGAATCCCCCAGACGGCCGCCAGCCGTTTGCAGCGGTGGGCTGCGCGCTTGTCGGCGTATGACTTCACGGTGGAGTTCGTGCGTTCCTCGGACAACGGCCCGGCCGATGCTTTGTCCCGCCTGCCATTGCCGTGCCGACGGGCGACCCCTTCGGAGTGCGTAAGCTATGTTCAACTTATCGAAGAGAACTTGCCGATTAGTTTTAAAGACGTTAGTAAGGAGACAAAGAAAGACCccttattaagtaaaatagtcGGCTTTGTGATGTTTGGTTGGCCGTCGTCAGTAGCGGGCGGCGAGGAggaaaaagcttattttgcgaGGCGAAATGAGATAGTTTTAGAACTGGgttgtttaatttataaatatcgaATTATAGTTCCGCCATCATTGCGTGAAGGCGTGTTAAAGGAAATACATGAAGGCCATCTGGgcattaataaaatgaaaaatgtgtCTCGTAGCTATGTCTATTGGCCTAGTTTAGATCGCGATATCGAGGACTTGTGTCGAGAATGTGAAGCGTGTCGGATAGTCCGCGACTCCCCACCCCGCGCCACACTTCATCCCTGGGAGTACCCACTTTGCCCGTGGCAACGCGTGCACGCCGATTTTGCTGAATGTGCAGGTAAGAAATATTTGATCGTCTTAGATGCTCATTCAAAGTGGGTAGAAGTGATCAGTATGACACGTACGGATGCGGAGTCGACGATTTTGGCCTTTCAGACATTATTTGCTAGATTTGGTCAGCCCGCCCAGCTCGTAACTGACAACGGCCCGCCTTTCAGCGCCTTAGATTTTAAGAATTTCTGTGCTAATAACGGTATTAAGAGTGTAACGACGGCACCGTATCGACCGCAGGGTAACGGTGCGGCTGAAAATATGGTGAAAACCGTTAAAAAAGTAATCAAACGCGCTTTATTTGTCAAAGAAAATGTGTCAGCTGccctaaataaatttttatttcaatatagaAACTGTGAACACGCCACGACCGGTGTGTCCCCTGCAGTACTGATGCTAGGCCGGCGATTGCGGGGCCGACTGGACGCATTGCGTCCCGACGTATCTTTGGTCGTGCGCTCGGCACAAGAGCGCCAGATTAATCAGAAAGGGGGAATGCAGAGACAAGTGGGTATAGGAGATACAGTAATGGCGCGAGATTACTCCTCTAAAGGGAATAAATGGACAGAGGGAGTAGTAGTCAGTCAGACGGGACCGGTGTCTTATAAAGTGGATATGGGAAATGGGGTAGAATGGCGTAGGCATCGAGATCAggtaattaaagtaaataaaaaaaatcgttattcTCTCGCGCGAACTAGCACCCTCGGGCAGGAAGCGGAGCAGAAGGGAGAGAAGGATGATGAAAGAGTAGCGGTGGATAGCGATGCCGACGTTACATTCGAAGACGCGGTCGGGTCGCCTGGGGGCGAGGGTGAAACGCAGGCGCCGGAAGATGTGCACTCTCCAACACCGCCGCCCCCAGGCGCGTCCGCTAGAGCTTTGCGAGCATATCATCGTAAGAAGAAGGTCTAG